TCCAGTACTTTTTGGATCGCTCCAATTCATTTACGCTTCTTAGCTCAAACCCTGACTCGCCCATTTCTGGATCTCCTTGCGATATATAAACTGGACTCCTTCACCATTAGATCAGGCAGTAAAAAGTAACAATACTATCTTACTCAAATACTTCCACCACCTTGCCCGCGTCTAAATCATGAAATCAATTAACGCCTTCTGCCCGGCTTCCAGACATAGTGAGAAAATACAAACATGGCACATACAAAAGCAAAAAATAAAACTCCAACGGCACCCCAGTTAGGCAAACCACTCAAGAATTTGATTTTATCTATCTGGGGGATAAAAACCACGGTTCCAATTGAAGCACCGATGAAGATTCCTACCCTGGAAGCTCGCACACTGGTGTAACTGCCATTCAACGTGTCATCGAGCTCCGTTTTCCGCAATCTTGGAACGTAGAAGCGCAAACCGAGAAAGCAAAGAACCACGTAAATTGCAAGCCAGATCGCATTAAAGTACGTGTCATCCAGGGCTATTAATTGTTTCAGCCCCAGCATGACTATCGCGGAATAAAAAGCTGCACAGGCAAAGACCATAGGCCATGCCCAGAGGTAATAGCGAATTTTTTGAACTTCCATAAACACATAATCCATCATGCGTGCAACATTAAAACCCTCAGAGCCCCGTATCCAATACGGGGACAACCTGAAGTTGTTAACTAATCAAAAGTTAGCCGGTGTGTTAGCACTGATGATTTCAGCCTCATCCGCCCCAATATTGCGAAACCGATGCGGCAGCGTCGTCGGAAAGTAATACCCATCCCCGGCATTCAACACACTAATCTGACCATCAACAGTGAGTTCAACAGTGCCACGGGTAACGAGCCCACACTCCTCCCCTTCAGCATGCACGATGGGCTCTTCACCAGAACTCGCCCCAGGTGCGTACTGCTCGCGTAAAAGCCGCATCTGCCGACTCGGCACCGAAGCCCCGATCAGCAACAACCGCAACCCATGACGGCCGAGATCCGGCTGTTCATTGGCGCGGAACACGTATTGGTGCTCACGCGGCGGTTGGTCGAAGGTGAAGAAGTCCGCCAAGGACATGGGAATGCCTTCGAGCAGTTTTTTCAGGGAGCTGACGGAGGGACTGACGCGATTCTGTTCGATCAGGGAGATGGTGGCATTGGTGACGCCGCTACGCCGGGCCAGCTCGCGCTGGGACAGTTTGTAGCTTTCGCGTACTAATTTGAGTCGTGAGCCCGTGTCCATGACAGCCTTATGCGAAGAATACTTAAGGGGTAATGGGGGTGGGTGGCGGGCGACTGGTGGCCGCGGATTACGCCGTTTCCCGTCCCGGAACCGTGGAAGGCGGGTATTAAATCACGTTTGTTGGTGTTGCTCAGCAGGTTCGATAAACGGCAGATAAATCAAATAGGTGAATGATAGTCGTCCGTCCATGTACGAAACCTGTGAGAGCGGGCTTGCCCGCGATGGCGGTGTGTCAGGCGACATCAATGTTGACTGTGCTGCCCTCATCGCGGCATAGGTATCTACACATCTCTAAAGTCTTCGGCTGGCCACCCAGCCGATGGCCTCTTTAGCAAAACCCGCCAGTTCCTGGGGCGTGTATTGCTCCAATGTCTCGCACATGGCCAAAAGCATGTATAAACCGGCCAGCAGCGCGGAAGCCGTCACCGGCTGCGAGCGCTTCATCTGTCGACCAGACAGACGGACCAAAAAATCCCGTGTTTGCTCAGCAAACTCCCCCTCTGCCCGCATCAGACGCCAACTGACCGCACACGCCTGACTGGCAATCAGCAGCCGTTTGAACACGGCTTCACCGCTTTCTTGCTGCCAGTTTTCCAGCTGCTGCCCGCCACCTTTGAGCAGTTTGAAGTAGGACTCAATACGCCAGCGCCAGTAATACCAGAGCGCCAATCGTTCACCCGCGACCTCTTGTTCAAGGTTGCTCAGCAAATACCATTCGGCCAGCAAATGACCGTCCGCCCCCATGATTCGGCTAACGATCAACCGCGCCGGTAATGGCTCCCCAGACTTATGCCGTGTCTTGCGTTCGGTCCTGTCTTTGAGAAACGGCTGAGCTTTGCGAGTCAGTACGACTGAGGTTTCCCCGACCCATTGAATCGCAGGCTTGCCTTTGTATTCAACCTTGCGGGTTTCTTTGTAAATGAGCCCATTGCCGATCTGGCTTAGCGGCTGATATTGGCCTTCATAACTCGCTGTAGAGCCCGCTTTTACACGTAACAGCCAGTTCCAGTTCTCAGCTTGCCACTGCCTCATGTGAGCCACAGAGTCAGCTTCTCGATCCACAATATGGACCAGAGGCTTGGCAAATTTTTGTTGCTCCAACCAAGCAATACGAGCGGTTAGCTCATCCAGATGTTTTTCAGGAACCAGCACTTCTTCGGCTCGCGTGCTGAGCACGCCGTCCCTGGTCGCTAGATTCTGAGCAGGAGTACAGATCGGTGCACCGTCACGATCCGTGACGAGCAGGCTGCTTTGCAGCTCGTAACCGATGTCGCCCCGGTGGGTCATTTGCAGGCGATCAGCCTTGCTGTGGTGGTGCATGTAATTGAGCCGAGACCAATCATGCATGACCAGCGCGTAATCATCGCAGTCATCTCGACAACCCTCGTGGGCTAACGCCAGCAGCGGTTTAACCAGGTCAACGGGCCGAACCCGGTCATTGCTCAAAAATCGCCAAAGGGCTTGCGTCTGTGCAAAAGCCTTGTCGCTTCGCGGCAAGGCTTTCATCCCGGCGGCCAGCGCCGGTAGTCCATTACTGTGTCCCATGACTAACTCGTCGTATCGTTTTGTCAGTCGGGCATCTAGCCCGGTCATTTGATATCCATGCCGTCCCTTTATAGACCAGGATCGGGAGATGTGTAGATACCTATGCTCATCGCGGGCAAGCCCGCTCCCACAGTGGTCGGTGTTGTTCGCAAAATTTGTATGTCGCCAATCCCCTTGTGAGAGCGAGCCTGCTCGCGATGGCGGTGTGTCGGGCGACATCGATGGCGGCTGATATGACCTCATCGCGAGCAGGCTCGCTCCCAGTTTGGTCCCGGTTGACCACCCATTTGGTGTGTTCGGCCTGGATCCCTGTGGGAGCGGGCTTGCCCGCGATGGCGGTGTGTCAGGCGATATCAATGTTGACTGTGCTGCCCTCTTCGCAAGCCCGCTCCCACAGGGGTTGCGGTGCCCTGCCATGACTGGCATTGGCCGGCGGCACATTTTTGGGGGGCCGCCGGTAAGGTTTTACTTAGATCCCGAACCGATCGCGCAGCGCGTAATACGCGGCGCCCATGGCGGTGAGTGGGGCCTGGAAGGTGCGGCCGCCGAGCATGGGCATATGCGGGAGCGAGGCGAAAGCATCGAAGCGTTCGGCGTCGCCGCGGATCATTTCCGAGATGAGCTTGCCGGCCAGGTGTGAGCAGGTGACGCCGTGGCCGCTGTAGCCTTGCATGTAGTAGGCGTTTTTCTCGATGCGGCCGAATTGCGGCATGCGGGACATGGTCAGCAGGAAGTTGCCGGTCCAGCGGTAGTCGATTTTTACGTCCTTCAATTGCGGGAAGGTTTTGAGGATTTTTGGTTTGATCAGTTGTTCGATGTCGTCGGGCTCGCGGGCGCCGTAGACCACGCCGCCACCGTACAGCAGGCGGTTGTCAGCGGTGAGGCGGTAGTAGTCGAGCAGGTAGTTGCAGTCTTCGACGCAGTAGTTGTTGGTGATCAGGCTGCGGGCGACACGTTCGGACAGCGGCTCGGTGACGACGATTTGCGAACCGCAGGGCATGCTTTTGCGCGTGACGCGGTTGTCGAGGTCTTGAGGCAGGTAGGCGTTGCCGGCGATCAGCAGGTATTTGGCCCGCACCACGCCTTTGGCGGTGCGCACGGTGATCGGTTCGCCGTAGGTGATTTCCACGGCGGCGGATTGTTCGTAGATTTTGCCGCCCAGGCTGATAATCGCGGCGGCTTCGCCGAGGGCCAGGTTCAGCGGGTGGATGTGGCCGCCCTGCATGTCGAGCAGGCCGCCGACGTAGTTGTCGCAACCCACTTCGCGCTTGATGTCAGCCGCGTCGAGCATTCTCAGGTTTTTATTGCCATAGCGTTCCCAACTATTCTTCTGCTCGGCCAGGCCGTTGAGTTGTTTTTTGTTCAGCGCTGCGAAGATGCCGCCGGGGCGATAGTCGCATTTGATGTCGTACTCTTTGATGCGCGAACGGATGATGTCGGCGCCTTCGAAGATCATGCTGCCGAGCACTTCGGCGGTTTTGTCGCCGTAGCGTTCTTCGATCACATCGACGTCGCGGCTGTAGGAGTTGACCAGTTGACCACCATTGCGACCGCTGGCGCCGAAGCCGACTTTGGCGGCTTCCAGTACGGTGACGCTGTAGCCCGCTTCGCTGAGGAACAGCGCCGAGGACAGACCGGTGTAGCCGGCGCCGATCACGCAGACGTCGCACTCCACCAGTTCTTCAAGAATCGGGAAGTCGGCCGTGTGATTGCGGGTCGCGGCGTAGTAGCTGTTTACATGGGTTTGTTTCATACGTTTCTCCGAGGGCCGCCGGCATGTGCCGGCGACCGCCGCTGTAAAAGTGTTAGAGCTTGATCCAGGTCGCTTTGAGTTCGGTGTACTTGTCGAACGCGTGCAGCGATTTGTCCCGACCGTTACCCGACTGTTTGAACCCGCCGAACGGCGCGGTCATGTCGCCGCCGTCGTACTGGTTGACCCAGACGCTGCCGGCGCGCAAGCCGCGAGCGAAGGTGTGGGCCTTGCTGAGATTGCTGGTCCATACGCCGGCGGCCAGACCGAAGATGCTGTCGTTGGCGATCTGCAGGGCTTCTTCCGCGGTGTCGAAGGTGATCAGCGACAGCACCGGGCCGAAGATTTCTTCCCGGGCGATGGTCATGGCGTTGGTCACGCCGTCGAATATCGCCGGTTCCACGTACAGGCCACCGGTGTCTGCGAGGGTACGATTGCCGCCAGCAATTAATTGCGCGCCCTGGTCTTTGCCGATCTGGATGTAGCGCAGCACGTTCTCCAGTTGGCGCTGGTCGACGACTGCGCCAACAGTGGTTTCAGGATCGAGGGCATGGCCGGGTTTCCAGGCTTGCAGTGCTTCCACCAGCAGTGGAATGAATTGCTCGCGAATCGAACGCTCCACCAGCAGACGCGAGCCAGCGGTGCAGACTTCGCCCTGGTTGAAGGCGATCGCACTGGCCGCCGCTTTAGCGGCTGCACGCAAGTCTGGCGCATCGGCGAACACCACGTTCGGGCTCTTGCCGCCCGCTTCCAGCCAGACGCGTTTCATGTTGCTTTGCCCGGCGTAAATCAGCAGTTGCTTGGCAATCGCGGTCGAGCCGGTGAAGGCCAGCACGTCGACGTCCATGTGCAACGCCAACGCCTTGCCGACGGTGTGACCGAAGCCTGGCAGGACGTTGAACACGCCTTTGGGGATGCCGGCGTCGAGGGCCAGTTGCGCAATGCGAATGGCCGTCAGCGGTGACTTTTCCGAAGGTTTGAGAATGAACGAGTTGCCTGCCGCGAGGGCCGGGGCGAACTTCCAGCTGGCCATGATCAGCGGGAAATTCCACGGCACGATAGCAGCGACCACGCCTGTCGGTTCTCGGGTGATGAGGCCAAGTTGGTCGTGCGGTGTGGCGGCGACTTCGTC
This genomic stretch from Pseudomonas wuhanensis harbors:
- a CDS encoding cupin domain-containing protein is translated as MDTGSRLKLVRESYKLSQRELARRSGVTNATISLIEQNRVSPSVSSLKKLLEGIPMSLADFFTFDQPPREHQYVFRANEQPDLGRHGLRLLLIGASVPSRQMRLLREQYAPGASSGEEPIVHAEGEECGLVTRGTVELTVDGQISVLNAGDGYYFPTTLPHRFRNIGADEAEIISANTPANF
- a CDS encoding transposase, which codes for MTGLDARLTKRYDELVMGHSNGLPALAAGMKALPRSDKAFAQTQALWRFLSNDRVRPVDLVKPLLALAHEGCRDDCDDYALVMHDWSRLNYMHHHSKADRLQMTHRGDIGYELQSSLLVTDRDGAPICTPAQNLATRDGVLSTRAEEVLVPEKHLDELTARIAWLEQQKFAKPLVHIVDREADSVAHMRQWQAENWNWLLRVKAGSTASYEGQYQPLSQIGNGLIYKETRKVEYKGKPAIQWVGETSVVLTRKAQPFLKDRTERKTRHKSGEPLPARLIVSRIMGADGHLLAEWYLLSNLEQEVAGERLALWYYWRWRIESYFKLLKGGGQQLENWQQESGEAVFKRLLIASQACAVSWRLMRAEGEFAEQTRDFLVRLSGRQMKRSQPVTASALLAGLYMLLAMCETLEQYTPQELAGFAKEAIGWVASRRL
- a CDS encoding NAD(P)/FAD-dependent oxidoreductase, with protein sequence MKQTHVNSYYAATRNHTADFPILEELVECDVCVIGAGYTGLSSALFLSEAGYSVTVLEAAKVGFGASGRNGGQLVNSYSRDVDVIEERYGDKTAEVLGSMIFEGADIIRSRIKEYDIKCDYRPGGIFAALNKKQLNGLAEQKNSWERYGNKNLRMLDAADIKREVGCDNYVGGLLDMQGGHIHPLNLALGEAAAIISLGGKIYEQSAAVEITYGEPITVRTAKGVVRAKYLLIAGNAYLPQDLDNRVTRKSMPCGSQIVVTEPLSERVARSLITNNYCVEDCNYLLDYYRLTADNRLLYGGGVVYGAREPDDIEQLIKPKILKTFPQLKDVKIDYRWTGNFLLTMSRMPQFGRIEKNAYYMQGYSGHGVTCSHLAGKLISEMIRGDAERFDAFASLPHMPMLGGRTFQAPLTAMGAAYYALRDRFGI
- a CDS encoding aldehyde dehydrogenase yields the protein MTNTRSDWEQRFQSLTLEGRAFIDGQYRPALSGDTFECISPVDGRFLANIASTDEADANAAVAVARRTFESGIWARLAPAERKRILIRFADLILANQEELALLETLDMGKPISDSMSIDIPATANAIRWSAEAIDKIYDEVAATPHDQLGLITREPTGVVAAIVPWNFPLIMASWKFAPALAAGNSFILKPSEKSPLTAIRIAQLALDAGIPKGVFNVLPGFGHTVGKALALHMDVDVLAFTGSTAIAKQLLIYAGQSNMKRVWLEAGGKSPNVVFADAPDLRAAAKAAASAIAFNQGEVCTAGSRLLVERSIREQFIPLLVEALQAWKPGHALDPETTVGAVVDQRQLENVLRYIQIGKDQGAQLIAGGNRTLADTGGLYVEPAIFDGVTNAMTIAREEIFGPVLSLITFDTAEEALQIANDSIFGLAAGVWTSNLSKAHTFARGLRAGSVWVNQYDGGDMTAPFGGFKQSGNGRDKSLHAFDKYTELKATWIKL